TTCATACTGTCCTCAATGTCTACCAATCTGAAAGGCTGGACCTGAGCTCCAGTTTGAAAGTAGGAGATGCAGCTTCACTCACCTCAGTGTCCACCCCCAGCAGGAAGACCATGAGGAAGAAGCAGAAGGCCCAGAGCTGAGGGAGTGGCATCATGGCCATCACGCGTGGGTATGCGATGAACGCCAGGCCAGGACCTGCACAAGaacaatcattattattaattggttgtttagcagacgcttttatccaaagcaacttacagagactagaggatgaactatgcatcacaactgttgcTGCTGAAGAGTcacattagaaaacgattcagtaccgtCAGACAATAATTTTGACCTGCTGTATTTTTAGcagtagttcacatctattggacagtaaatactaaacaaagacacaattggtacaAATTAACTTTATTATCCACGAAAACCAGCCAATCTAAACTTTGCATTgacaaaagcaaccaatcctgtacctgcaactgccgagagccaatcacagactgtcagctcgactgtaacacagacacagcatctttcaacaacaagaACAAAGTGAGAAgcagacagttcagtaatattgctccattcatatgtAGATCTAAGAGAGCAAGGCATTGGCTAGAAAtatggtgagttaggaggcattttagaatggcatttaatgagagattgtattggtagttcagactccatcatacatggactgttcagtaattgctctGTTCATTCCCTCATGTCCCTAACaggttaatataaaatgaaaatcgATTTACTAactcattgtttttctctttatatgtagtTCAtccttctttatttaaaaaatgtttgggactattttcttagaaagTCTTTACTCAATGGAAAGGTACCcgacgaatcagtacaagttaaaggtaaatctaggtttttgggtgtttttttaagaaaacaattgtaaaaatagttttctaatagtgatagtgccCTCTTGATGATGGCCCTACTGTGTGATAGTTGATCTTGACTTTCATTAGCGCCCTTGCCTTCGGCTCGGgaacgcataactccagtcgtggtcatctatcacatggtagagccatcatcgatgggcactatcgcttaaataggaCCTCGGTTTAGCCTGATTACCAGTTTGTTACCAAATAGAGAATAGagaacaaacaaaccaacaaataACTCCTTTTGTGagtccgtaaaaaaaaaaaaacactgcaaaataaCTACtgctataaatatatttaatatatagcaAATCCCACCAAATAAATATATTGAATTGAATTACAATAGAAtcttggttttatgtctcatccgaatgacagagcacaagtgacttgctcaacatcacacacagggagtcagtggctgaaccagGATTTCAACCAGGAACCTCCAGGTAACAAGGTCCTTTCTCTAACctctggaccaccaagcctcatTATTGCAACACAACCACCTGACCTAATAACTTTCCTTCTAGATCTTCCAGATCCTGCTGGAAATGTATAACTGCAATCATGTccttgaaatatgtattttagaCCGTGATGTGTCGTGAAAGAAATACATCCCAGATCATGAGATTTTAGCCATCAGATGAAGTTGTAGGAGGAAGCAGGTCCACAGTTAATTGTTTAATCTGTTTGCCATTTTTTCAATGATCCGAGAAGCAATACCAATTAAGCAGTTAAAGTAGTATAACTCTAAGAGAAAATATGGACTAaatgtctttctcaatgtcttcaagtgAAATTAAGACCAGAGTCATAAGCCACTCCATACCAGACTCAGCAACCTCTGAGATGGGCACTCCCTGCTCATGTGCCATGAAGCCCAGCACTGAGAAGATGGCGAACCCGGCCACAAAGCTTGTTCCACTGTTCAGGAGGCACAGGTACATACAGTCCCTGAAATCACAAGGACAGTATCATCTGTATTCCCCATGCTAATAAGCCGTGCTTGAATGGAATTCAATTATATGCACATTCAATCCTGGAGTAATTTGAATTCCAGGATTTATGTGCTGAAACAGTAAGGGATTAGCTTAACATCAACGCTTAAATAAAAGTGATTACCTGATATAATACTACAGTACTCAGACCTTAGATACTTTTACTACAATAATTAAGAGCCTCCTAAAGTTTAAATCGTTGTTAAGTTTATAACAGGCTGCAACTGTGATTTTGTAAATGCCTCCAAGATTCAAACCTGGATCCTGTGGACCAGGCTGCAGTCCCTCTCTTCATACATCCCCAAGACATGCAGCTTGCCTCTTGTTTACCAAGGAAAAGGCCTACTTACTTGTAACAGTTGTTGTTGTACGTGTTGTAGCTGCCAAGGGTGATCAGACTTCCAACACAAATGCTataagaaaagaaaatctgtatCCCTGCATCCATCCACACCTAACAGAGGCAGAAATAGGGAAATAACAAACAGTAGTGATACTGCAGTGCTTTAAATGAATGCATTGATGGTGGTGCCACTTGCCAACTTAGCATGTTCTGCAGTGGTCCTGTTGAAATTGTAGGGGTTCCCAAGGACAAAAAATCACCACCTCAGAGAAGGAAATATGCCTTGGATCACTGCACATGAAGGTGAGTACCTGTGGATCGGCGAGCCGCGCTGGGTCTGGGTAGAGGTAGAAGATGATCCCATCCACAGCTCCAGGCAGAGTGAGTCCACGGATTAGCAGGACAGCCAGCATCAGGTAGGGGAACGTGGCCGTGAAGTACACCTGTGGGAATGGAAAAGACATAAAGGTAACATCTACAGTAGGCTGGTTTCACTTAAGGACCAGAATCTCAGTTCTCTGCAGCCCATGTAAGCAACAGATTCTTACCTTTCCTGTGGATTTGACTCCCTTCCAGACACAGAAATAGCAGATAATCCAGCAAAGTAGGAGGCACAGCATCAGCTCCCAGTGCAGGCTGCCCACCTCCTCGATCCCACCAGATATACTCAGCACCCGCCTCCTAAAGAGCAAATGAGTCAGGGAGGTGGTACCGCACACATTAATTACTACTACAGTGGTTATCAGTGTTTCTCCAGGCGCCCTGTGTTACTTACTCCCAGAACTCTGTGGCCGGTGATGTAGCATTTTCTGGGATCGTCCCATTGGATGTGACATTATGCTTATCAAATTCCACACAGGTACCTAAGAGTCACAGGGAATGATAAAACAGATTAATTTTGTAAAGAAGGATGACATTCATCCACAGTCCCTGACTTGGAAACCTCTACAAAAACCAAAGCTGCAAAGCTATCAATTAGCACCTCTGTGTGTTTCTCCATTAGCAGATTGAGTTGCACTCCCATAAGCCACAATTGCCAGTGAAAGGGCAAAAAAGAcagttatgtttaataaaataacattaaaaaaaataaattaataaattctGTAAACTTAGACTGAGGCATTTCCCATTCCTGTGGTTGACTGTGTTCCAGGATCCCCTCTGTTGGAGTACCTGTATTCCAGGTGTTTCTACAGCTAGCCCAGGGAAGCTCCCAGCTGAAGGAGTGGAACAGGTAAAAGAGAGCCCAAGCCTGGATGATGATGTAGTTTACAACACTGTAGCCAATAATCACCTGGCTGGCATATCCAATACCTGAAAAGGTAGAGAGAGACAAGGCTCcattaattagtgattttattcaggattacaacattgatattctgtctttaactgaaacatggcttggaccgaatggcaatgtttccctgattgaggcttctctaactattcttttttttccagaaagctcacTCTGCTGGGTGGGGAGGTGGACTTGTTATTGTTTTCCGTGGTGAtcttagaatcaaacaggaaattgttgaaggttattcatcatTACAAGTTgtaaccttgacattaaacagttcattacctgttcatattgtaattatttattgaccactgtaacacagcagggattaaaatcctccctgcagaaaacatgtgcgtatgcacatttgtgttaattgttttattgttaattatctcctgcacctggtagtaattataaattagaaccaagtgcagggtatttaagaggtgcagtcagtctgcacagggctgctgtgtgaagaggcTGCTTGCGAGTGTGTGAAAgaacgaacgaacgaacgaaAGAACGAACgaacgaaagaaagaacgaacgaaagaaagaacgaaCGAAAGAACGAACGAATGAAAGAACGAGCGAAAGAAAGaacgaacgaaagaaagaaagaacgaacgaacgaacgaaagaacgaacgaacgaacgaacgaacgaacgaacgaaagaaagaaagaacgaacgaacgaacgaacgaaagaaagaaagaaagaacgaacgaacgaacgaacgaaagaaagaaagaaagaacgaacgaacgaacgaaagaacgaacgaacgaacgaacgaacgaacgaacgaaagaaagaaagaacgaacgaacgaacgaacgaaagaaagaaagaacgaacgaatgaacgaaagaaagaaagaaagaacgaacgaaagaaagaacgaacaaaagaaagaacaaacgaaagaaagaacgaacgaaagaacgaaagaaagaacgaaCGAAAGAACGAACGAAAGAACGAACGAAAGAACgaacgaaagaaagaacgaacgaaagaacgaacgaacgaacgaaAGAACGAACGAAAGAGCGAACGAAAGAACGAACGAAAGAGCGAACgaacgaaagaaagaacgaacgaaagaacgaaagaaagaacgaacgaaagaacgaacgaacgaacgaacgaaAGAACGAACGAAAGAGCGAACGAAAGAACGAACGAAAGAGCGAACgaacgaaagaaagaacgaacgaaagaacgaaagaaagaacgaaCGAAAGAACGAACGAAAGAACAAACGAAAGAAAGAACGAACGAAAGAACGAACGAACGAAAGAACGAACGAAAGAACGAACGAACGAAAGAACGAACGAACGAAAGAACGAACGAACAAAAGAACGAACGAAAGAGTGGGTGAGAGGGTGAGAGAGACCTGttagtgtttttgtgttaaactgtgtttattttgttttggtttgtgttacagggaaacagcttagctgtcctgttttatagttaggtTCCGTCCTGTGTGTTAGTTCTTGCTCAAAAAAGAgccaggtgtttgttttgtttattttgtttgttggtttaatAAATAGCGCGTCGGCGCCCTTAAAACTCCACTtcttgtgtctgtgtctgcttttaaaggggcaacgaacgactgTGCGTGCCGGCTGGTTTACACCACCCAAGTCAAACccgctatttctgactgaatttggggatctgctatctatagtgacagtcaaatatgataggattcttttattgggtgattttaacctttaagttgacattgattctgattctaactctgAGTTTTTgcggctactggattccttagattatatcctgcatgtcaaaggtcctacacataatcgtggccatactagattgtcatattattctaattgaaacaaatacaaattatccTGGATTTCATTTtactaccctagataaattaattaatccttccacTAATAGtgctacccttgacattggctcctctcacagctgcaatgacttttatatacattttatatacaatacatttctttaaaaacaaaatactagacatcagaaatgagattccacagacccCTTCTATTAAGGaagactccagcacaattttaccaactacacctattaaggctactatgggggctttttctttgattaccttacaggaactgacagagctagttcaacatatgagcgctactacatgctctcttaaTCCTATTCCTACAAAGCTATTAAactatgttcttggtgttattaatacccacgttttaaatattataaatggttcactttcctccagtatagatccctcagcacttaaggtatcTGTGGTAaagcttaagaaacacaatttggaccctaagtcctcaataactataggccaatctccaacctaccattcttagataaggttctagagagagttgatgcaattcaattacaaacaattCTAACTGTTAATGGTATAttcaagaagtttcagtctggttttcgtgctgcacatagcagcgagacggcccttgtcagagttatgaatgatctgctgataagctctgactctggctttccatcagtattaattcttcttgatctaagcgctgcctttgatactgcagaccattccatcctactgaatcgtcttgaaagcacagtgggactgtctggccttgtcctatcctggttcaaatcttatctttctgataggtttcagtttgtctctattgggggggggggggggggggcacccagctatatttgtccctaaagccaggaatttactctgcctgggtgttattagctatttGCCTttcagacatcaagcattggatgtgacagaattttctaatgttgaattcagataaaacagaggtcatgctagtgggatcacagaaccaactaaaaggaaatgtgggattacatgagctcgacccttgcagtctctcatcaaaacttaaactagaaattaagagtttgggagtcatctttgatcctgatcatttgagactcatattagagAAGTttctaaagtatctttttactatttgagaaatatagccaaacttagaccaattatttctatatctgatgctgagagactaatgcatgcctctgtatcatctagaattgattattgtaatgcgcttttttttggtttcccaaaacgtgtggtatcacACTTGTAGCTTGtacagaataccgccgctagaattctgactacaaccaggaaaagtgaacatataacccctgttttggcctctttacactggctccctgtgcagtatagaattgattttaagattttgctgttaacttacaaggccctgaatggattagcacctagttatttgcaggagttacaaaagcaaaacagaatgTAGCTcagaaattatggaatgctctgcgttcgtttgtcagggaagctgggaccgttacagttttcaagtcaagactaaaaacgtacttttataaaatggctttcttatcttagttaGTTTTAATGCAACTTTTAATGCcgcttttgtgttattattactattttgtattactattgtacagtgctttgcaatacctttgtataaaaagtgttatataaatgcaataaataaataaataaataaataaataaataaataaataaagaggagAAACAAAGATTAACTTCCAGTTCTAACTGGGAAGCATCATAAATATAGTAACTCAACAACAGCTATAAGGGAATCCAGGATATTACACAAAATCACACCCTTATAGTTACAGTTACAATTCCAGTTCTTTTATGAACTGTAATCTTTACACTCGCCTTCAAAGAGGGGGCAGATTCTCCTCCAGGCGGTGATGCCCCCCTGGCTGGTGTACTGCCCCAGAGCCGTCTCCAGGAGGAACAGAGGTATCCCGCAGAACACCAGGAACAGCAGGTAGGGAATCAAGAACACACCTGTTTGATGAAGTGTGAGAGGTCAAATATGCACTGCCATGCTGTAATAAATAACCCCTTTTAGACTTCTTTGGCATGCAGGCACAATGACATAAATATTTTATCACCCACCTCCTCCGTTTTTGTAGCACAGGTACGGGAACCTCCACAAGTTTCCCAGCCCGATAATCTGCCCAGCAGCAGCCAGGATGAACTCTGTTTTGCTTGTCCATTGGCCCCTCGCCTGTATTTTCACCCTCTTCTTTACAGGGCTGCGCAGCTGGTCTGCGAGACCATAGTTAACTTCTTCCTGAAGCTCACACTCCATCCTGCCTGCAGTGTTATAGACTACATATGAATTTCTATCCACCTGCTACCAACCTGTCATTCTAATTTGCCTTCTGTCAGCACCAGAGGCTCAAATGAAAAGCAGATTGGTTGTGACTCGCcactgttttacattttttgacaGTTGCAAAATTAtcacttttttaaataacattaatattattgttaaccttttcattgctgtttagtggaatctaaaatatatatgcaatgcaatgcaatactgtGCAATGCATGGCCCTAGAGCAAAAGGAGAACGTAAGATTCCCCCCATCCCCAAAAACTATTTATTGAACATACACAAGAGAAATGACACAAGAAGCGTTGGAATAGGAGAAATGTAATTTCATAGTTCAATTTTGGATCTAGTAGTGTATAATGTCAATGCAGGGTAAACTACTGTATAATTTGCTTTTTTAATGTAAAGCTATGTCCAGCAGTTTAAGATGTTTTAcaggaaaggcgctatataaaaataaaattgactgATCGTGCCCTAGAGAAATGCCATATGGCTGTCATTGGCATCAGTCTACTCATATTGTGCTTCAAGCATTTAAACTAGTTCTGTCACACATGGGTATATATAAGACCATTTTCTTGCTCACAATCTGGGTACAGAACTGCTCAGTTTCTGCATCGCTATCTCTTTGTCCAGAGTTCTTCAGCCTTCCCATGCAAATGCGACCTTCAGTTTTAATATGGCCAGTAAATTGTaaccatttacagtatatacaacagAAGTTTAGTTCTGTAAGAAAGGTTTTCTGCTTCCGACCGCCAGAGTCAGACTGCAGTGGAGTTGTAATCTGAGAGAAATATGGCTTTGCATTGTTGTGTGTCCGATTCTCGATGTGATCCCgagaacaaaataatattttcatcGCTTTCTCAAAGAAGCAGAGATGAGAAAAGAGTGGGTGCAGAAAAGAAGAGACATCAGTCTTAATTTCCAGGTACATAACAAGAATCATCCAGTTTAGCGATGTATCTTcacataacaatattattaatatttatttcttagcagatgtccttatccagagcgacttacaattgttacaagatatcacattatttttacatacaattacccatttatacagttgggtctaggctgcaatctaggtaaagtaccttgctcaagggtacaacagcagtgtccccgaccggggattgaacccacgaccctccggtcaagagtccagagccctaaccactactccacactgcggccCCATATGAGAAATTTCACCTTGTTCTTGGTGCAGGTCGCTGTGTAGTTTAACTTCTTATTTAAAAatggttaatgttttataaataaatccataTACATAACTGATATAGTAAATTATACTTTGTAAATTATATAGTGTGTGCAATCCTGTAGTGTAATAATCCCACGTCTTTTTTGGGATTCAGAAATATATATTCTCTACAAAAGCTGAGAGACGAATGTGCCAAGCCCCTATAATACTGATTATAAACCCTATATTCTTACAGTATGCTAACTGAGACAACCACATCAAATTCTCCATGTCAGCATCATGAATGCTTCACCAAACAAATGTTTAGGTAGAAAAGgagtacataaaaaaacacactgtcTTCTACTGTGGTCTTGCTTTCATTATGACACTAACACAAAATAGGTTAAGACTACATGATATAAGCATGGGAAAAAGCATCGTAAACTGCAACATTACTGTGTAAATTTACTGTGATAAACTATGGGGGTGCCAGACAGATAGATAGGCAGTATTGTACAAAATAATAACTTCATGTTCTAACTGGGAAACAACACAAATATAGTAACTCAACAACAGCTATAGGGGAATCCAGGTTATTACACCAAATCACACCCTTAtagttacagttacaattacagtTCTTTTATGAACTGTAATCTTTACACTCGCCTTCAAAGAGGGGGCAGATTCTCCTCCAGGCGGTGATGCTCCCCTGGCTGGTGTACTGCCCCAGAGCCGTCTCCAGGAGGAACAGAGGTATCCCGCAGAACACCAGGAACAGCAGGTAGGGAATCAAGAACACACCTGTTTGATGAAACAATGCAAGATAAAACATTGTATTAACTCCCACAATGTATAAATCCCACTTTTAATAGTTGGCCGCTTACTAGGACATAGTAGGTGGTAGTTAGTGTTCTGAAATATTTAGTTTTAGTAGACTTCTGTATTtactattttaattaaaataagttaaagcAAAATTCTGTTATAAATTGTAGTATGTATTGTAGAATACAGCATACATTCTGATACATAAATATACGTAGTATACAAAAATATTTACAACCACAGTATACAACAAATTACTGCATTTTACAGAAAATTACAAAAAGTTACTAAATTGCAGTATTTAGTGCAGAATGCTGTTGTACGTGACAACACTTTGTTTGATATGTTACATTGTTTGATATATAACATCATTTGTATATCACTCTGCTCCATTGCCAAGAATAGTCAAAGAATGTATGTTCTAATGGAATCTAATTTGTACTAATTTCCATATTTTAGAAGATGACTTTGAATCACTAAACTAACAACCTAATGTTTAAACACATAATTACAAACATaagtactgtatggtatatttTTTATAAGGAGTTGGGTCTTTCTGTAATGGATGTAGCCAGTAAATTGTCCGTCACCTTTTATGGTCTCTAAatttacacatttataaaacagaaaaagaTTTGGACCATATTAACTGTGCTTTTTCAACTGTATCTGTGAAGTATTTCATTTCATGCAGTAACATACCAGTTAAAAACAGACTcatatttctttattaaaaatattcatGTAAGCAGGCATAAGAAAATGTTGACACCCACCTCCTCCGTTTTTGTAGCACA
The sequence above is drawn from the Acipenser ruthenus chromosome 29, fAciRut3.2 maternal haplotype, whole genome shotgun sequence genome and encodes:
- the LOC131702034 gene encoding sodium- and chloride-dependent GABA transporter 2-like, which codes for PWSHRPAAQKRVKIQVRGQWASKTEVILAADGQIVRLGNVWRFPYLCYKNGGGVFLIPYLLFLVFCGIPLFLLETALGQYTSQGSITAWRRICPLFEGECKDYSS
- the LOC131702017 gene encoding sodium- and chloride-dependent GABA transporter 2-like, which codes for MECELQEEVNYGLADQLRSPVKKRVKIQARGQWTSKTEFILAAAGQIIGLGNLWRFPYLCYKNGGGVFLIPYLLFLVFCGIPLFLLETALGQYTSQGGITAWRRICPLFEGIGYASQVIIGYSVVNYIIIQAWALFYLFHSFSWELPWASCRNTWNTGTCVEFDKHNVTSNGTIPENATSPATEFWERRVLSISGGIEEVGSLHWELMLCLLLCWIICYFCVWKGVKSTGKVYFTATFPYLMLAVLLIRGLTLPGAVDGIIFYLYPDPARLADPQVWMDAGIQIFFSYSICVGSLITLGSYNTYNNNCYKDCMYLCLLNSGTSFVAGFAIFSVLGFMAHEQGVPISEVAESGPGLAFIAYPRVMAMMPLPQLWAFCFFLMVFLLGVDTEFVGLENLTTSISDMYPSFFRQGSRRKLLLLFICVVSFLIGLLMVTDGGMYVFQLIDYYACTGTCLMFLAIFETICIGWVLGGNRFYDCIEDMIGYRPWPLIKYCWLFFTPAICIGIFIFSLVKYTPLKYNRTYEYPAWAYTLGWFLAFSSISLVPLWIVFKLTRTKGTMPERLRLLCLPASDLPLGKKQKASRCPFNSEPSQQCGETETACKKEYETEDAPV